A genomic window from Cryobacterium sp. SO2 includes:
- a CDS encoding lipase maturation factor family protein has product MDWFGTDDYDIARQVVQRGIAAVFLIAFVSALAQFPALLGDNGLLPVRRFVQVVPFRRAPSLFQWRYSDRLLRLVAWSGIGLSATVVLGLPQLGPAWLPMLVFLLLFSGYLSIVNVGQTFYSFGWESLLVEAGFIVAFLGSDAVAAPVPVLVFLRWLVFRLEFGAGLIKLRGGREWRDLTALFYHHETQPMPNPVSWFVHHLPRWFHRGEVLANHAVQLGAPFLLFAPQPVASVAAGIIVLSQLWLVLTGNFAWLNWITIVLAVAAVDDASFRWLGGLVVPPLRSVPAEVPAAGEQPLWFVVVVLAVMVLLVVLSYWPARNLLRRRQLMNASFNPFHLVNAYGAFGTVTKERYEIIVEGSDSIDPRDATAWRAYEFRGKPGDVARVPGQFAPYHLRLDWLMWFLALGSRDTRWFEVFLARLLQGDRATLRMLAHNPFGGHPPRYVRARIFLYRFSSPAERRVSHDWWVRTEVGSLVPPVALPPE; this is encoded by the coding sequence ATGGACTGGTTCGGAACTGACGACTACGACATCGCCCGCCAGGTGGTGCAGCGGGGGATCGCCGCCGTCTTCCTGATCGCCTTCGTCTCGGCTCTCGCTCAGTTCCCCGCGCTCCTGGGCGACAACGGGCTGCTGCCGGTGCGCCGCTTCGTACAGGTGGTGCCGTTCCGGCGGGCGCCGAGCCTGTTCCAGTGGCGGTACTCGGACCGCCTGCTGCGCCTGGTCGCCTGGTCGGGGATCGGGCTGTCCGCCACCGTTGTGCTCGGCCTGCCCCAACTCGGCCCGGCCTGGCTGCCCATGCTGGTCTTCCTGCTGTTGTTCTCCGGCTACCTGTCGATCGTCAACGTGGGGCAGACCTTCTATTCGTTCGGCTGGGAGAGCCTGCTGGTCGAGGCGGGCTTCATCGTGGCGTTCCTGGGCTCGGATGCCGTCGCCGCCCCGGTGCCGGTGCTGGTGTTCCTGCGCTGGCTGGTGTTCAGGCTGGAGTTCGGCGCCGGACTGATCAAGCTGCGCGGCGGCCGGGAGTGGCGGGACCTCACCGCGCTCTTCTACCATCACGAGACCCAGCCCATGCCCAACCCGGTCAGCTGGTTCGTGCACCACCTGCCCAGATGGTTCCACCGCGGCGAGGTGCTGGCCAACCACGCGGTGCAGCTCGGGGCGCCGTTCCTGCTCTTCGCCCCGCAACCGGTGGCCTCCGTCGCGGCCGGGATCATCGTGCTCAGCCAGCTCTGGCTGGTGCTCACCGGCAACTTCGCCTGGCTCAACTGGATCACCATCGTGCTGGCCGTCGCGGCCGTCGACGACGCATCCTTCCGGTGGCTGGGCGGCCTTGTCGTCCCGCCGCTGAGGTCGGTGCCGGCCGAGGTACCGGCGGCGGGGGAGCAGCCGCTGTGGTTCGTCGTGGTGGTGCTCGCCGTGATGGTGCTGCTGGTGGTGCTCAGCTACTGGCCGGCACGCAACTTGCTGCGGCGCCGCCAGCTCATGAACGCCAGCTTCAACCCGTTCCACCTGGTGAACGCCTACGGCGCGTTCGGAACCGTCACGAAGGAGCGCTACGAGATCATCGTGGAAGGCAGCGACTCCATCGACCCGCGTGACGCCACGGCCTGGCGGGCCTACGAGTTCCGCGGCAAGCCCGGCGACGTGGCCAGGGTGCCCGGCCAGTTCGCGCCGTACCACCTGCGGCTGGACTGGCTGATGTGGTTCCTGGCCCTCGGTTCGCGCGACACCCGCTGGTTCGAGGTGTTCCTGGCCCGGCTGTTGCAGGGCGACAGGGCCACGCTGCGGATGCTGGCGCACAACCCGTTCGGCGGGCATCCGCCCCGGTACGTGCGTGCCCGGATCTTCCTGTACAGGTTCAGTAGCCCGGCCGAACGCCGCGTCAGCCACGACTGGTGGGTGCGCACCGAGGTGGGCAGCCTGGTGCCGCCGGTTGCACTGCCGCCGGAGTGA
- a CDS encoding RNA-binding S4 domain-containing protein, with protein MELLSARVDSWAWAVRMYKTRSQATAACRAGHVRVNGERAKSAQAIKPGDEVRIRANGFDRVLVVSRIIVKRVGPSVAAECFVDNTPPPPPREEVALVPMRDRGAGRPTKRERREIEELRGH; from the coding sequence ATGGAATTGCTGAGCGCTCGGGTGGACAGCTGGGCCTGGGCGGTGCGGATGTACAAGACCCGCTCCCAGGCGACAGCGGCCTGCCGGGCCGGGCACGTCCGGGTGAACGGCGAACGCGCCAAATCCGCCCAGGCGATCAAGCCGGGCGACGAGGTGCGGATCCGGGCCAACGGCTTCGACCGGGTGCTCGTGGTGTCGCGGATCATCGTGAAGCGGGTGGGCCCGAGCGTGGCCGCCGAATGCTTCGTGGACAACACCCCGCCCCCGCCGCCGCGCGAGGAAGTGGCCCTGGTGCCCATGCGCGACCGCGGCGCCGGCCGCCCCACCAAGCGCGAGCGCCGCGAGATCGAAGAGCTGCGCGGGCACTGA
- a CDS encoding prenyltransferase codes for MTEAIHPTGPTGLGHTVRQVLLSSRPLSWINTAFPFAAAYVVTTGRVDALLVVGTLFFLIPYNLLMYGINDVFDYESDLRNPRKGGVEGAMLDRGLHRTVLVSGVATAVPVLVWMLVLAGANPWSWLVLAVSLFAVVAYSAPGLRFKERPVLDSVTSSVHFVSPAVYGLAVAGALVTPDLVALLAAFFFWGIASHAFGAVQDVEPDRQGGISSIATAFGAAQTVRLAIGFWALAGLLMLVTDWPGPLAALLVIPYILAAWPYRSISDADSERANNGWKRFLRLNFFTGFLVTMLLILWVVLR; via the coding sequence ATGACCGAGGCGATTCACCCCACCGGCCCGACCGGACTCGGTCACACGGTGCGACAGGTGCTGCTCTCCTCTCGTCCGCTCAGCTGGATCAACACGGCCTTCCCGTTCGCCGCCGCCTACGTCGTGACAACCGGCCGGGTCGACGCCCTGCTGGTGGTGGGCACTCTGTTCTTCCTGATCCCCTACAACCTGCTCATGTACGGCATCAACGACGTGTTCGACTACGAGTCCGACCTGCGCAACCCGCGCAAGGGCGGCGTCGAGGGCGCCATGCTCGACAGGGGCCTGCACCGCACGGTGCTGGTCTCCGGCGTCGCAACGGCCGTGCCCGTGCTGGTGTGGATGCTCGTGCTCGCCGGGGCGAACCCGTGGTCGTGGCTGGTGCTGGCGGTGAGCCTCTTCGCCGTGGTCGCCTATTCGGCTCCGGGCCTGCGCTTCAAGGAGCGCCCGGTGCTGGACTCGGTGACCTCGAGCGTCCACTTCGTGAGCCCGGCGGTCTACGGCCTCGCCGTGGCGGGGGCCCTGGTGACACCCGACCTGGTGGCGCTGCTGGCCGCGTTCTTCTTCTGGGGCATCGCAAGCCACGCCTTCGGCGCGGTGCAGGATGTCGAACCCGACAGGCAGGGCGGCATCAGCTCGATCGCCACGGCCTTCGGCGCCGCACAGACCGTGCGCCTGGCGATCGGCTTCTGGGCGCTGGCCGGGCTGCTCATGCTCGTGACCGACTGGCCGGGGCCGCTCGCCGCGCTGCTCGTGATTCCCTACATTCTTGCCGCCTGGCCATACCGGTCGATCAGCGACGCCGACTCCGAACGGGCCAACAACGGCTGGAAGCGATTCCTGCGACTGAATTTCTTCACCGGCTTCCTGGTGACGATGCTGCTCATCCTCTGGGTCGTGCTGCGCTGA
- a CDS encoding lycopene cyclase domain-containing protein, with translation MSYLGLNAVFLGLAAVVAAITLWRRPASRRLYAASALALVAVLVLTAVFDNIMIGVGLVAYDPALISGVFVGIAPVEDFAYPVAGALLLPAVWALLGGDTRRAPHRAARPAAQSAAEPAEGQDP, from the coding sequence ATGAGCTACCTCGGACTGAACGCCGTCTTCCTCGGCCTCGCCGCGGTGGTGGCCGCGATTACGCTCTGGCGCCGGCCGGCCTCGAGGCGCCTCTACGCGGCATCAGCGCTCGCGCTCGTCGCCGTGCTCGTGCTCACCGCGGTGTTCGATAACATCATGATCGGGGTGGGACTCGTCGCGTACGACCCGGCCCTGATCAGTGGAGTATTCGTGGGGATAGCGCCCGTGGAGGACTTCGCATATCCGGTGGCCGGCGCCCTGTTGCTGCCGGCCGTCTGGGCGCTGCTCGGCGGCGACACCCGCCGAGCGCCACATCGCGCAGCACGACCCGCGGCACAGTCAGCGGCAGAACCCGCAGAAGGACAGGACCCATGA
- a CDS encoding lycopene cyclase domain-containing protein, whose protein sequence is MLGVAYLLALLVSLTGMVVLDRRFGLFFWRAPRAAAVVLVLGVLFFLAWDLIGISTGIFYRGETSFMTGLQIAPELPVEEVFFLTFLCYLFMNALQGARMLLERGRAS, encoded by the coding sequence ATGCTCGGTGTCGCGTACCTGCTCGCCCTGCTGGTGTCGCTGACCGGGATGGTCGTGCTCGACCGCCGGTTCGGGCTGTTCTTCTGGCGTGCACCCCGTGCCGCGGCCGTTGTGCTCGTGCTGGGGGTGCTGTTCTTCCTGGCCTGGGATCTGATCGGCATCAGCACCGGCATCTTCTACCGCGGCGAAACCTCGTTCATGACCGGCCTGCAGATCGCCCCCGAGCTGCCGGTCGAAGAGGTCTTCTTCCTGACCTTCCTCTGCTACCTGTTCATGAATGCCCTGCAGGGCGCCCGGATGCTGCTGGAGCGGGGGCGCGCGTCATGA
- the crtI gene encoding phytoene desaturase family protein, with product MRTVVIGGGIAGLASAALLAREGHQVTLLEAHDTLGGRAGFWESDGFRFETGPSWYLMPEVFEHFYRLMGTSAAEQLELTRLDPGYRVFFESDTDPVDVRADRADNIRLFESLEPGAGARLETYLASAKETYDMAVDRFLYTSFASFKPLLVRDVLSRMGRLGRLLLQPLDKFVAGYFRDPRIRQILGYPAVFLGSSPDRTPSMYHLMSHLDLADGVLYPQGGFTRLIESIVDLARAAGVTIETGATVQAIRSGPTPAGRRAKAAVEGVTYLNAAGETVRLDADLVVSAADLHHTETELVEPAKQTYPERWWQKRTSGPGAVLVLLGVSGELPKLAHHTLFFTEDWADNFDRIFGAETSVPNPASFYACLPSATDPGVAPDGASNMFLLIPVPADPGIGHGGINGAGSATVEGIADAAIGQLAEWAGIPDLAERIVVRRTIGPADFADDLNSWKGGALGPAHTLKQSAFFRGTNVSSHIDGLYYAGGTTIPGIGLPMCLISAEILLKRIRGDVSTGPLPEPSRAVLR from the coding sequence GTGCGGACCGTCGTGATCGGCGGCGGAATCGCCGGACTGGCCAGCGCCGCGCTGCTGGCCAGGGAGGGCCACCAGGTCACCCTGCTCGAGGCGCACGACACCCTCGGCGGACGGGCGGGCTTCTGGGAGTCAGACGGTTTCCGCTTCGAGACCGGGCCGTCCTGGTACCTCATGCCCGAGGTGTTCGAGCACTTCTACCGGCTGATGGGCACGAGCGCCGCCGAGCAGCTCGAGCTCACCCGGCTCGACCCCGGCTACCGGGTGTTCTTCGAATCGGACACCGACCCGGTGGACGTGCGCGCCGACCGCGCCGACAACATCCGCCTGTTCGAGAGTCTCGAACCCGGTGCGGGCGCCCGCCTGGAGACCTACCTGGCCAGCGCCAAGGAGACCTACGACATGGCCGTGGACAGGTTCCTGTACACGAGCTTCGCCTCGTTCAAGCCTCTGCTCGTGCGCGACGTGCTCTCCAGGATGGGCCGTCTCGGCCGCCTGCTGCTGCAGCCGCTGGACAAGTTTGTCGCCGGCTACTTCCGGGACCCGCGGATCCGCCAGATCCTCGGCTACCCGGCCGTGTTCCTGGGGTCCTCCCCCGACCGCACCCCGTCGATGTACCACCTGATGAGCCATCTCGACCTGGCCGACGGCGTGCTCTACCCGCAGGGCGGCTTCACCCGGCTGATCGAGAGCATCGTGGACCTGGCCCGGGCGGCCGGCGTGACCATCGAGACCGGCGCCACCGTGCAGGCCATCCGCTCCGGGCCCACCCCGGCCGGCCGGCGCGCCAAGGCCGCCGTTGAGGGCGTCACCTACCTCAACGCGGCCGGCGAGACCGTGCGGCTGGATGCCGACCTGGTCGTGTCGGCCGCCGACCTGCACCACACCGAAACCGAGCTGGTCGAACCGGCCAAGCAGACCTACCCGGAGCGGTGGTGGCAGAAGCGCACCTCCGGCCCCGGCGCGGTGCTCGTGCTGCTGGGCGTGAGCGGAGAGCTGCCCAAGCTCGCCCACCACACCCTGTTCTTCACCGAGGACTGGGCCGACAACTTCGATCGCATCTTCGGCGCGGAAACCTCGGTGCCGAACCCGGCCTCGTTCTACGCCTGCCTGCCCAGCGCAACCGACCCCGGCGTCGCCCCGGACGGCGCCAGCAACATGTTCCTGCTCATCCCGGTGCCCGCTGACCCGGGCATCGGCCACGGCGGCATCAACGGAGCAGGGTCGGCGACCGTGGAGGGCATCGCGGACGCCGCCATCGGCCAGCTCGCCGAATGGGCCGGCATCCCCGACCTCGCCGAGCGCATCGTGGTGCGCCGCACCATCGGGCCGGCGGACTTCGCCGACGACCTCAACTCCTGGAAGGGCGGGGCGCTCGGACCGGCGCACACGCTCAAGCAGAGCGCCTTCTTCCGGGGCACCAATGTGTCCTCGCACATCGACGGCCTCTACTACGCCGGCGGTACAACAATCCCCGGTATCGGCCTGCCGATGTGCCTGATCAGTGCCGAGATCCTGCTCAAGCGGATTCGCGGTGATGTGAGTACGGGGCCGCTGCCCGAACCGAGTCGCGCAGTTCTGCGCTGA
- a CDS encoding phytoene/squalene synthase family protein, translated as MSRDTAGPNLQPSTGSTTPTNLGTYDAAALASATTVIGHYSTSFGLAARLLGPGIREEVRSIYALVRVADEIVDGAASEAGIDLAGQRELLDDLEHETERAMARGFSTNLVVHAFAKTARRVGIDPPLTRPFFASMRRDLDPTPFTPASVAEYIYGSAEVVGLMCLRSFLHETPRTPAQLAVLDHGARSLGAAFQKVNFLRDLAADRDALGRNYFPGVDLTRLTEAQKNLLLDDMDADLEAAERVLPLLPPGSRRAVTAAHRLFARLSAKLRETPAQELMSTRVRVPDPEKLMIALSSSLGPQAWRR; from the coding sequence ATGAGCCGGGACACCGCCGGGCCCAACCTGCAGCCGTCGACCGGCAGCACCACGCCCACGAACCTCGGCACCTACGACGCCGCCGCCCTGGCCAGCGCCACCACGGTGATCGGGCACTACTCCACCTCGTTCGGGCTCGCGGCCCGCCTCCTGGGGCCCGGCATCCGGGAGGAAGTGCGCAGCATCTACGCCCTCGTGCGCGTCGCGGATGAGATCGTGGACGGCGCCGCCAGCGAAGCCGGCATCGACCTGGCCGGCCAACGCGAACTCCTCGACGACCTCGAGCACGAGACCGAACGGGCGATGGCGCGCGGCTTCAGCACCAACCTCGTTGTGCACGCCTTCGCCAAGACCGCCAGACGGGTGGGCATCGACCCTCCACTCACCCGGCCGTTCTTCGCGTCGATGCGCCGCGACCTCGACCCGACGCCGTTCACCCCGGCCAGCGTCGCCGAGTACATCTACGGCTCCGCCGAGGTGGTCGGACTGATGTGCCTGCGCAGCTTCCTGCACGAGACCCCGCGCACCCCCGCGCAGCTGGCCGTTCTGGACCACGGCGCCCGCAGCCTCGGCGCAGCGTTCCAGAAGGTCAATTTCCTGCGCGACCTCGCCGCGGACCGCGACGCCCTCGGCCGCAACTACTTCCCCGGCGTCGACCTCACCAGGCTCACCGAGGCGCAGAAGAACCTGCTGCTCGACGACATGGATGCCGACCTCGAGGCCGCCGAACGGGTGCTGCCGCTGTTGCCGCCGGGCAGCCGACGCGCCGTGACCGCCGCCCACCGGCTCTTCGCCCGGTTGTCTGCGAAACTGCGGGAGACCCCCGCCCAGGAATTGATGAGCACCCGCGTGCGGGTGCCGGATCCGGAGAAACTGATGATCGCCCTCTCGTCCTCGCTCGGCCCCCAGGCGTGGCGACGGTGA
- a CDS encoding polyprenyl synthetase family protein: MHEIATLGVETELHRFFAAARLRASDYGDHYVALWDSLDQASRGGKRVRPALVLAAYDGFGGTDHTLSTPVAVSFELLHTAFLIHDDVIDRDLSRRGMANIAGRFTERAIAHGAGTGQAEAWAATAAILAGDLALSEAHRALALLPVETALRCRLLDLLDRAVFVSAAGELADVTNTVSREPLTINQVVTTLEHKTAIYSFEAPLQAGAVLAGAPEDAIDGLGLFGRLIGVAFQLTDDLLGVFGDPTATGKSVLADLREGKQTALIAHAGSTGHWPMIAPFVGKDDLTEAEAEVVRSHLHDCGAREAADALAHEYARRAVEALQIPAIPAELRSTLTQLASSAVTRRA; the protein is encoded by the coding sequence GTGCATGAGATAGCGACGCTGGGCGTCGAGACCGAACTGCACCGCTTCTTCGCCGCGGCGCGGCTGCGCGCCAGCGACTACGGCGACCACTACGTGGCCCTCTGGGACTCGCTCGACCAGGCCAGCCGCGGCGGCAAGCGCGTGCGCCCTGCGCTCGTGCTGGCCGCCTACGACGGGTTCGGCGGCACAGACCACACGCTGTCCACCCCCGTCGCGGTGAGCTTCGAGCTGCTGCACACCGCTTTCCTCATCCACGACGACGTCATCGATCGCGACCTGTCCAGGCGCGGCATGGCCAACATCGCCGGCCGTTTCACCGAACGTGCCATCGCGCACGGCGCCGGCACCGGACAGGCGGAGGCCTGGGCCGCGACGGCCGCCATCCTGGCCGGCGACCTGGCTCTGAGCGAGGCGCACCGGGCCCTCGCCCTGCTGCCGGTGGAGACCGCGCTTCGCTGCCGACTGCTCGACCTCCTCGACCGGGCCGTCTTCGTGTCGGCCGCCGGCGAACTGGCGGATGTGACGAACACCGTGAGCCGGGAACCCCTCACAATCAACCAGGTCGTCACCACCCTCGAACACAAAACCGCCATCTACTCCTTCGAAGCCCCGCTCCAGGCCGGCGCCGTGCTCGCGGGCGCCCCCGAAGACGCCATCGACGGACTCGGCCTGTTCGGCCGCCTGATCGGCGTCGCCTTCCAGCTCACCGACGACCTGCTCGGTGTGTTCGGCGACCCGACCGCAACGGGCAAGAGCGTGCTCGCCGACCTGCGCGAGGGCAAGCAGACGGCCCTCATCGCGCACGCCGGGTCCACCGGCCACTGGCCGATGATCGCCCCGTTCGTGGGCAAGGACGACCTCACCGAGGCCGAAGCCGAGGTGGTGCGTTCGCACCTGCACGACTGCGGCGCCAGGGAAGCAGCAGACGCCCTCGCCCACGAGTACGCCCGCCGCGCCGTCGAGGCACTGCAGATCCCCGCGATTCCAGCCGAACTACGCAGCACCCTGACCCAACTGGCGTCCAGCGCCGTGACGCGCCGCGCATGA
- the idi gene encoding isopentenyl-diphosphate Delta-isomerase, with protein sequence MHTAESTIELIENNALGEDLVVLLDEDGREIGTAPKSSVHGSDTSLHLAFSCYVFNDRGEVLITRRALTKKTWPGVWTNSFCGHPAPAETLADAVRRRADFELGLDLGGIDLALPLFRYRATDSSGIVENEVCPVYLATATGDPVPNPDEVMEFTWADPDKLRHSVLASPFAFSPWMVLQMRELETFRA encoded by the coding sequence ATGCACACAGCAGAATCCACCATCGAGCTGATCGAGAACAACGCGCTTGGCGAGGATCTGGTCGTTCTGCTCGATGAGGACGGCCGCGAGATCGGCACCGCGCCCAAGAGCAGTGTGCACGGCAGCGACACCTCCCTGCACCTGGCCTTCTCCTGCTACGTGTTCAACGACCGCGGCGAGGTGCTCATCACCCGGCGGGCCCTGACCAAGAAGACCTGGCCCGGCGTGTGGACCAATTCGTTCTGCGGCCACCCAGCCCCGGCCGAGACCCTGGCGGATGCCGTGCGCCGCCGCGCCGACTTCGAGCTCGGGCTCGACCTGGGCGGCATCGACCTGGCGCTTCCCCTGTTCCGCTACCGCGCCACAGACAGCAGCGGCATCGTGGAGAACGAGGTCTGCCCGGTATACCTGGCCACCGCCACCGGCGACCCGGTGCCCAACCCCGACGAGGTGATGGAATTCACCTGGGCCGACCCGGACAAGCTGCGCCACTCCGTACTGGCCAGCCCGTTCGCGTTCAGCCCGTGGATGGTGCTGCAGATGCGCGAGCTGGAGACCTTTCGTGCATGA
- a CDS encoding MarR family winged helix-turn-helix transcriptional regulator has protein sequence MPADVQPDAEPSRPGYDGYWYPNGTEPNGTDPHAAPLPVTAVDVLRAVRRFRAADVAMRIRARSNMDMNDSDLVALRHLIAAEERSEPIGPKDLSGFLGISSAATAKLLSRLEASGRLHREPHPSDRRAQVLFATGRAHEEIRRVLGAAHQRMLAAAEKLSGSEQSAVVRFLDELSGAMDEPAEATESSGPESVPASSAT, from the coding sequence ATGCCCGCCGATGTCCAACCCGACGCCGAGCCGAGTCGACCCGGTTACGACGGGTACTGGTACCCGAATGGTACCGAGCCGAACGGCACCGACCCGCACGCCGCACCGCTGCCCGTCACCGCCGTCGATGTGCTGCGGGCGGTACGCCGGTTCCGCGCGGCCGATGTCGCGATGCGCATCAGGGCGCGGTCGAACATGGACATGAACGATTCCGATCTGGTGGCCCTGCGGCACCTGATCGCAGCGGAGGAACGCTCGGAGCCGATCGGCCCGAAAGACCTGAGCGGTTTCCTCGGCATCAGCTCGGCGGCCACCGCGAAGCTGCTGTCCCGCCTGGAGGCATCGGGCCGGCTGCACCGCGAGCCGCATCCGAGCGACCGGAGGGCACAGGTGCTCTTCGCCACCGGGCGTGCCCACGAGGAGATCCGCCGCGTCCTGGGTGCGGCCCACCAGCGCATGCTGGCCGCCGCCGAGAAGCTCAGCGGCTCTGAGCAGTCGGCTGTCGTGCGGTTTCTCGACGAGCTCAGCGGTGCAATGGATGAGCCGGCCGAGGCGACCGAGTCGAGCGGGCCGGAGTCGGTGCCCGCATCATCGGCCACCTAG
- a CDS encoding adenine phosphoribosyltransferase yields MAGGTLEDVIVPAAQHVETLLASYPDFPLPGILFRDLNPVFADAVAFRAIIDDLSERYRGQFDAVAGIEARGFLLAAGIGYAAGCAVLAVRKGGKLPGTVLTEEYDLEYGSARLELEVGQLPAGSRVLVVDDVLATGGTVAATARLVGRAGYVMIGVGVVLELAELDGRSRIGDVPVHTIMSV; encoded by the coding sequence ATGGCGGGCGGTACCCTTGAGGACGTGATCGTTCCCGCCGCCCAGCACGTAGAAACCCTCCTCGCCTCGTACCCGGACTTCCCCCTGCCGGGGATCCTGTTCCGCGACCTGAACCCCGTCTTCGCCGACGCCGTGGCGTTCCGGGCGATCATCGACGATTTGAGCGAGCGCTACCGCGGCCAGTTCGACGCCGTCGCCGGCATCGAGGCGCGCGGCTTCCTGTTGGCGGCCGGCATCGGCTACGCGGCCGGATGCGCGGTGCTCGCCGTGCGCAAGGGCGGCAAGCTGCCCGGCACAGTGCTGACCGAGGAGTACGACCTGGAATACGGTTCGGCGCGCCTCGAGCTCGAGGTCGGGCAGTTGCCCGCCGGCTCCCGCGTGCTCGTCGTCGACGACGTGCTCGCCACCGGTGGCACCGTCGCGGCGACCGCGCGTCTGGTCGGCCGGGCCGGCTACGTGATGATCGGCGTCGGCGTTGTGCTCGAACTGGCCGAACTCGACGGGCGCAGCCGCATCGGCGACGTGCCCGTGCACACCATCATGTCGGTCTAG
- the deoC gene encoding deoxyribose-phosphate aldolase: MTSSTPATSSDSTALDAAGLARYIDHTLLKPEATQADVAALIAEAVELGVYSVCVSPSMLPLTIPADTDLKVAVVCGFPSGKHASAIKAAEAALSVAQGTDEVDMVIDIGAAKAGRFDLVEADISAVRAEIPAPLVLKVIIESAALTDDEIVGVCRAAVAAGADFVKTSTGFHPTGGATVHAVRLMRETVGDALGVKASGGVRSHADALAMIEAGASRLGVSGTKAVLSGAVVEAPANPAAY, from the coding sequence ATGACCTCTTCCACCCCAGCCACCTCCTCTGACAGCACCGCTCTGGATGCCGCCGGCCTGGCCCGGTACATCGACCACACCCTGCTCAAGCCGGAGGCCACCCAAGCCGACGTGGCCGCCCTCATCGCCGAGGCCGTTGAACTCGGGGTCTACTCCGTCTGCGTGTCACCGTCGATGCTGCCCCTGACGATCCCCGCCGACACCGACCTCAAGGTCGCCGTGGTCTGCGGCTTCCCGAGCGGCAAGCACGCCAGCGCGATCAAGGCCGCAGAGGCCGCCCTGTCCGTTGCGCAGGGCACCGACGAGGTGGACATGGTCATCGACATCGGAGCGGCCAAGGCCGGCCGGTTCGACCTCGTCGAGGCCGACATCAGCGCCGTGCGCGCCGAGATCCCCGCGCCGCTGGTGCTCAAGGTGATCATCGAGTCGGCCGCGCTCACCGACGACGAGATCGTGGGCGTGTGCCGCGCCGCCGTCGCCGCCGGCGCCGACTTCGTCAAGACCTCCACCGGGTTCCACCCCACCGGCGGCGCCACCGTGCACGCCGTGCGCCTGATGCGCGAGACCGTGGGCGACGCCCTCGGTGTCAAGGCCTCCGGCGGAGTGCGCAGCCACGCCGACGCCCTCGCCATGATCGAGGCCGGCGCCAGCCGTCTCGGCGTCTCCGGCACGAAGGCCGTGCTGTCCGGCGCGGTCGTCGAGGCCCCGGCCAACCCCGCCGCTTACTGA
- a CDS encoding NUDIX hydrolase, with product MSGSGDAWVYGPDGARFWGLYGAAGLLVHHRERGVLLQHRALWSHHGDTWGVPGGARHENESALDAALREAGEEAGVPADLVRVSFDSVIDLGFWSYTTVVVEALEFFEPVISDTESIALRWVPPQDVDLLPLHPGFAASWPALRDRLL from the coding sequence ATGAGCGGCAGTGGTGATGCGTGGGTCTACGGCCCGGATGGTGCCAGGTTCTGGGGCCTGTACGGGGCCGCCGGCCTGCTCGTGCACCATCGTGAGCGCGGCGTTCTCCTGCAGCACCGAGCCCTGTGGAGCCACCACGGCGACACTTGGGGAGTGCCGGGCGGCGCTCGACACGAGAACGAGAGCGCGCTGGACGCGGCCCTGCGCGAGGCCGGCGAGGAGGCCGGGGTGCCCGCCGACCTCGTGCGGGTGAGTTTCGACTCCGTCATCGACCTCGGATTCTGGTCGTACACGACAGTCGTGGTGGAGGCGCTTGAGTTCTTCGAGCCGGTGATCAGCGACACCGAGAGCATCGCCCTGCGCTGGGTGCCGCCGCAGGATGTCGACCTGTTGCCGTTGCATCCGGGGTTCGCCGCCAGCTGGCCGGCCCTGCGCGACCGCCTTCTCTGA